CGGGGTCGGTCGGGCGCACCTGATCAAGCGGCTTACCTGGCTTTTTTCAACGCTTTCAAGCGTTGGGTTGCGCGTTGCACCGCGGCCATTTTTTCGGGGCGTTTCATGCGTTTCCACTTGCGGATCTCGTCCTTGCTGCGCCCGCAGCTGACGCACAGGTCGCCGCTGAGCTGGCAAGTGGAGACG
The sequence above is drawn from the Pseudomonas quebecensis genome and encodes:
- a CDS encoding DUF1289 domain-containing protein, translated to MAKDIENPCVSTCQLSGDLCVSCGRSKDEIRKWKRMKRPEKMAAVQRATQRLKALKKAR